A window of the Capricornis sumatraensis isolate serow.1 unplaced genomic scaffold, serow.2 scaffold1, whole genome shotgun sequence genome harbors these coding sequences:
- the LOC138072307 gene encoding lysozyme C, kidney isozyme, translating into MKALLILGLLLLSVAVQGKVFERCELARTLKRFGMDGFRGISLANWMCLARWESSYNTQATNYNSGDRSTDYGIFQINSHWWCNDGKTPGAVNACHIPCSALLQDDITQAVACAKRVVSDPQGIRAWVAWRSHCQNQDLTSYIQGCGV; encoded by the exons ATGAAGGCTCTCCttattctggggcttctcctcctTTCGGTCGCTGTCCAAGGCAAGGTCTTTGAGAGATGTGAGCTTGCCAGAACTCTGAAAAGATTTGGAATGGATGGCTTTAGGGGAATCAGCCTGGCAAACT gGATGTGTTTGGCCAGATGGGAAAGCAGTTATAACACACAAGCTACAAACTACAATAGTGGAGACAGAAGCACTGATTATGGGATATTTCAAATCAATAGCCACTGGTGGTGTAATGATGGCAAAACCCCAGGAGCAGTTAATGCCTGTCATATACCCTGCAGCG CTTTGCTGCAAGATGACATCACTCAAGCTGTAGCATGTGCCAAGAGGGTTGTCAGTGATCCACAAGGCATTAGAGCATG GGTGGCATGGAGAAGTCATTGTCAAAACCAAGATCTCACCAGTTACATTCAGGGTTGTGGAGTGTAA